Proteins from a single region of Candidatus Bathyarchaeota archaeon:
- a CDS encoding thiolase family protein, producing the protein MQPAIVAVGRTKFGEHYGKEPEKLIEEAWLAASNECNIERKDLEACYMSDCFLPITNKLGLEEGFLSELTELHVPMEVMRSFSAALQTACYAIQAGVYKTVLVGGIEKMTDRWDKIRDDLMLLDDPWSFYAGGTPESNHELMLRAYIKRYGIEGEPLDQFNTALAQISVKNHDNASKNKYAQYQKRITIDQVLNARKTSHKPLGLLDFAPISDGASALILTSESVAKTLTENPLYVLGYGSATDYLYYPGREDLSHFVAAELAMKNASKTTKILPSDLQVIEVYDQSTMMEMVSLEDLGFYSPGTAWKNIFDSFPNNQNYYKIGDKKLFVNTNGGLKADGNPLGATGGAQIFEIYRQLRGEAGERQVKIDDSLPKKGCTLEFEGFGTKAYVTIFGGHNA; encoded by the coding sequence ATGCAACCAGCCATAGTTGCTGTCGGCAGAACCAAGTTTGGAGAACACTACGGCAAAGAGCCAGAAAAACTAATAGAGGAAGCCTGGCTTGCCGCTTCAAACGAATGCAACATAGAACGCAAAGACCTTGAAGCCTGTTACATGTCAGACTGCTTTCTCCCAATCACCAACAAACTAGGTCTAGAAGAGGGCTTTCTCTCAGAACTAACCGAACTCCATGTACCCATGGAAGTAATGCGCTCCTTTAGCGCTGCCCTGCAAACAGCATGCTACGCCATTCAGGCAGGAGTTTACAAAACTGTACTCGTGGGCGGCATTGAGAAAATGACTGACCGGTGGGACAAGATTCGCGATGACCTTATGCTTCTTGATGACCCATGGAGCTTTTACGCCGGTGGAACACCCGAATCAAACCATGAACTCATGCTAAGAGCATACATCAAACGGTATGGCATAGAGGGCGAACCGCTCGACCAGTTCAACACCGCTTTAGCTCAGATTAGCGTCAAAAATCATGATAACGCAAGCAAAAACAAATACGCACAATACCAAAAAAGAATCACCATTGACCAAGTCCTAAACGCAAGAAAAACATCCCATAAACCATTAGGACTTCTCGATTTTGCCCCAATCTCAGATGGCGCATCAGCCCTAATCCTAACCAGCGAATCAGTTGCCAAGACCTTAACTGAAAACCCACTCTACGTTTTAGGCTACGGTTCAGCCACCGATTACCTCTACTATCCAGGACGAGAAGACCTCTCACATTTTGTAGCCGCTGAGCTTGCAATGAAGAACGCATCCAAAACAACCAAGATATTGCCGTCTGATTTGCAGGTCATCGAAGTCTATGACCAATCCACCATGATGGAGATGGTCTCGCTTGAGGACTTGGGCTTTTATTCACCAGGGACTGCTTGGAAAAACATTTTTGACAGCTTCCCAAATAATCAAAACTACTACAAAATTGGTGATAAGAAACTATTCGTGAACACGAACGGCGGCTTAAAAGCTGACGGCAACCCGTTGGGCGCAACTGGTGGCGCGCAAATTTTTGAGATTTATCGACAGTTACGTGGAGAAGCAGGAGAGAGACAAGTTAAAATCGATGATAGTTTACCAAAGAAGGGATGCACCCTTGAGTTTGAAGGCTTTGGCACAAAAGCGTACGTTACAATTTTCGGAGGGCATAACGCTTGA